One part of the Vibrio palustris genome encodes these proteins:
- the minC gene encoding septum site-determining protein MinC produces the protein MSNIPDLKGSSFTLSVLHLSDNQIANCVDFLKQKVDQAPAFFAGAPVVINIEKVGGDLDFPTLKQGISDAGFIPVGVTGCSNKRIQNLAREAGFAVMTTSNSPKNVPSAPRAPTKVVETPIRSGQQVYAKDSDLVILNHVSPGAEVIADGSIHIYGTLRGRAIAGASGQKKARIICQDLQAELVSIAGNYWLSDQIENEFWQQRVVLKMHEDSLYFELLTL, from the coding sequence ATGTCCAATATACCTGACCTAAAAGGCAGTAGTTTTACTTTGTCAGTATTGCACCTTTCTGACAATCAGATCGCAAATTGCGTCGATTTTTTGAAACAGAAGGTGGATCAGGCTCCTGCATTTTTTGCTGGAGCCCCTGTGGTCATCAATATTGAGAAAGTCGGTGGGGATCTTGACTTCCCTACTCTCAAACAAGGCATTTCTGATGCCGGGTTTATTCCCGTGGGTGTCACTGGATGTTCAAACAAACGGATTCAAAACCTTGCACGTGAGGCTGGGTTTGCCGTGATGACCACCAGTAACTCACCGAAAAATGTCCCATCGGCACCTCGCGCCCCAACAAAAGTGGTCGAAACTCCGATCCGCTCAGGGCAGCAAGTGTACGCTAAAGACAGTGACTTAGTCATACTTAATCATGTTAGCCCAGGAGCAGAAGTGATTGCTGACGGGTCTATCCACATTTATGGTACGCTGCGTGGCCGAGCCATTGCGGGTGCTAGTGGACAAAAAAAAGCACGAATCATATGTCAAGATTTACAAGCTGAACTAGTTTCAATCGCTGGTAACTATTGGCTCAGTGACCAAATTGAAAATGAGTTTTGGCAACAACGAGTGGTCCTCAAAATGCATGAAGATTCACTATACTTTGAATTGCTGACTCTATAA
- a CDS encoding SDR family NAD(P)-dependent oxidoreductase, with product MKKHALIIGASQGIGFGLSNILADRDWNVTGTYRSTTEQDPNPAITWLKLDINDTDQYRAFCEQLQSQQYDAIIINAGIHGPHCTFVDNASDEDLFELYKTNTISPMRLASKLLPYVKPDTGVLGFTSSLMGSLNENTEAAMPIYSSSKSALNMLIRSLRPNATEHGITLLSLHPGWVSTRMGGEVAPVSVDASSIGLAKVIENAQGKQGHHFLDFQGKSLSW from the coding sequence ATGAAAAAACATGCTCTAATTATTGGCGCATCACAAGGAATTGGTTTTGGTCTTAGCAATATTTTGGCCGATCGTGATTGGAATGTAACAGGAACCTATCGCTCAACGACAGAACAGGATCCTAATCCTGCGATTACTTGGCTAAAATTGGATATAAACGATACCGATCAATATCGTGCATTCTGCGAACAACTACAAAGCCAGCAATATGACGCTATTATTATCAATGCGGGCATCCACGGTCCTCATTGTACGTTTGTCGATAATGCCTCTGATGAAGACTTATTTGAGCTTTATAAAACCAATACTATTTCGCCTATGCGACTTGCCTCCAAGTTACTCCCTTATGTTAAACCTGACACAGGAGTATTAGGATTTACTAGCTCACTGATGGGTAGCTTAAATGAGAATACCGAAGCGGCAATGCCAATTTATTCTTCTAGTAAAAGCGCATTAAATATGCTGATTCGCTCACTACGCCCTAATGCAACAGAGCATGGAATAACACTGTTGTCTTTGCATCCAGGGTGGGTCAGCACTCGTATGGGTGGAGAAGTAGCACCAGTCTCAGTTGACGCAAGTTCCATAGGCCTTGCCAAGGTAATTGAAAATGCCCAAGGCAAACAAGGTCACCACTTTCTTGATTTCCAAGGTAAGTCTCTCTCTTGGTAA
- the minE gene encoding cell division topological specificity factor MinE produces MSLLEFFRPTKKTTASLAKERLQIIVAERRHADEPAPTYLPQMKEDILQVIAKYVVIDPNMVDLTFEQKGDDISVLELNVKLPEEEK; encoded by the coding sequence ATGTCACTACTTGAATTTTTCCGTCCAACGAAAAAAACGACGGCAAGTTTAGCCAAAGAGCGCTTGCAGATCATTGTTGCAGAACGTCGTCATGCTGATGAACCAGCACCGACTTATTTGCCACAAATGAAAGAAGACATCCTGCAAGTCATCGCTAAATATGTCGTCATCGACCCCAATATGGTCGATTTAACTTTCGAGCAAAAAGGCGATGACATTTCAGTTCTAGAATTGAATGTAAAATTACCTGAAGAAGAAAAGTAA
- a CDS encoding YcgL domain-containing protein, with amino-acid sequence MLCSIYKSAKKEGTYLYLPKRDDFSQVPDTLLDMFGKPVFVMLINLKDRTLATVDIDHVKESMLEKGFFLQLPPPPENLLETYKKQKSRLDDTSHD; translated from the coding sequence ATGCTTTGTTCTATATATAAAAGTGCTAAAAAAGAAGGGACGTATTTATACTTACCCAAACGCGATGATTTCTCACAGGTACCTGACACCTTATTAGATATGTTTGGTAAACCTGTATTTGTCATGCTCATCAATCTCAAAGATCGTACACTTGCGACTGTCGATATTGATCATGTAAAAGAGTCTATGCTTGAAAAAGGCTTCTTTTTACAATTGCCACCACCACCAGAAAATTTATTAGAGACATACAAAAAACAGAAATCTCGCTTAGATGATACATCGCACGATTAA
- a CDS encoding ABC-F family ATP-binding cassette domain-containing protein: protein MTTYLTIQNLSIALDTHLLLNNASFAVSKNDKIGIIGHNGCGKSTLLHVLNHQLEASSGTIHQSKHCVIASVAQHFPDNSLELNALTLLQNQLPPEDYWQAECLCQDLELSAHTQSLKIRELSGGQQMRLLLGLALIKQPDLLLLDEPSNHLDLPSLLWLERFLARWKGAFVLVSHDATLLDNVTSSSWILRDQSLHCFDLPCTQARQALAEQDLADQQRFRCEQKEIDRLDASAKRLANWGKVYDNEDLARKAKTMQARKEKLQTQQTIVSQGSTWRLQLHGQALQANRILEISELSLYLPESRTPLLYLKHKLIKSGENIAIIGHNGCGKSTLLQALFTHYTEQNPSAAIMRDESRNSATIIGDIKWHGLCQLGYYDQDLEQISTKSTIKDALIPFANLNDDQRKQALISAGFAFERHQQHVASLSGGERARLLFLGLSLAQHHLVLLDEPTNHLDLEGKEQLIDTLNTNIGAALVVSHDRDLLQKTCGRFWLIDHGQIIEFDEFEKALPYLHHDHKVQENHVHPPSSQICIQSQRSNVANDYYTQSQQSHDDLERLIELEEKLTQDRQRKPKHQKPKLQQQWQTEIDLLNLKLSL, encoded by the coding sequence ATGACAACCTACTTAACAATCCAAAACCTTTCTATTGCACTTGATACCCATTTGCTGCTAAACAACGCGTCTTTTGCTGTGAGTAAAAACGACAAAATTGGTATCATTGGCCATAATGGTTGCGGAAAAAGCACCCTATTACACGTTTTAAACCACCAATTAGAAGCGTCATCGGGAACGATTCATCAATCCAAACATTGTGTCATTGCCAGTGTCGCCCAACATTTTCCCGACAATTCACTTGAGCTTAACGCGTTAACGTTATTACAAAACCAACTGCCGCCAGAAGACTATTGGCAAGCCGAGTGTTTATGCCAAGATCTTGAATTGAGTGCGCATACACAATCACTTAAAATCCGCGAATTAAGTGGGGGTCAGCAAATGCGCCTACTACTTGGATTAGCTTTGATTAAACAACCAGATTTGTTGTTATTAGATGAACCCAGTAATCACCTCGATCTCCCATCACTCCTCTGGTTAGAACGCTTTTTAGCTCGCTGGAAAGGCGCATTTGTTTTGGTGTCTCATGATGCCACTTTGCTAGATAACGTCACCTCAAGCAGTTGGATTCTTCGGGATCAATCCCTGCATTGCTTTGATTTGCCGTGTACACAAGCCAGACAAGCATTAGCGGAGCAAGACCTCGCCGATCAACAGCGTTTTCGTTGTGAACAAAAAGAAATCGATCGTTTAGATGCTAGTGCTAAACGGCTCGCTAACTGGGGAAAAGTCTATGATAACGAAGATCTGGCTCGTAAGGCTAAAACCATGCAAGCACGTAAAGAAAAGCTCCAAACACAGCAAACCATAGTGTCACAAGGAAGTACTTGGCGCTTGCAGCTACACGGGCAAGCACTACAAGCCAACCGTATACTTGAAATCAGTGAGCTCTCGCTATATTTGCCTGAGTCTCGCACTCCTTTGCTTTACCTCAAACATAAGCTGATAAAAAGTGGGGAAAATATTGCTATCATTGGTCACAATGGCTGCGGCAAATCAACGCTGCTTCAAGCACTATTTACCCATTACACTGAGCAAAATCCTTCAGCTGCAATAATGCGAGATGAAAGTCGCAATAGCGCTACCATCATCGGTGATATTAAGTGGCATGGGTTGTGTCAACTTGGGTATTATGACCAAGATCTTGAGCAAATCAGCACAAAATCGACCATCAAAGATGCCTTAATTCCCTTCGCCAACCTCAATGACGATCAACGAAAACAAGCATTAATTAGTGCTGGCTTTGCGTTCGAGCGCCACCAGCAGCACGTTGCCTCTCTTAGTGGCGGAGAAAGAGCACGATTACTCTTTTTAGGATTGAGCCTTGCTCAACATCACTTAGTATTACTTGATGAGCCAACTAATCACCTCGACTTAGAAGGAAAAGAGCAACTTATCGATACTTTAAACACCAATATAGGCGCAGCTTTAGTGGTGAGCCACGATCGTGATTTATTACAAAAAACATGTGGTCGATTTTGGCTTATTGACCATGGCCAGATAATTGAATTTGACGAGTTTGAAAAAGCACTGCCCTATTTACACCATGATCACAAGGTGCAAGAAAACCACGTCCATCCGCCTTCGTCCCAAATATGTATACAAAGCCAAAGAAGCAATGTAGCGAACGATTATTACACGCAATCACAACAATCTCATGATGATCTGGAACGATTGATCGAATTAGAAGAGAAACTCACGCAAGACCGTCAACGTAAACCCAAGCACCAAAAGCCGAAGTTACAACAACAATGGCAAACCGAAATTGATCTACTCAATCTCAAACTGTCACTGTAA
- the folD gene encoding bifunctional methylenetetrahydrofolate dehydrogenase/methenyltetrahydrofolate cyclohydrolase FolD encodes MTAVKIDGKHISQTVRSEVAERVQARLEKGLRAPGLAVVLVGEDPASHVYVGSKRRACEEVGFISKSYDLPMTTTENDIIALVDQLNQDPEIDGILVQLPLPDGIDSTKILERITPEKDVDGFHPYNVGRLCQRIPKLRSCTPKGIITLLERYDISLMGKHAVIVGASNIVGRPMTLELLLAGCTTTTCHRFTEDLAYHVKQADILVVAVGKPNFIPGEWVKDGAVVVDVGINRLETGKLIGDVEFSAAQERASFITPVPGGVGPMTVASLIENTLIACETNENH; translated from the coding sequence ATGACTGCCGTAAAAATAGATGGAAAGCATATATCTCAAACTGTGCGCTCTGAAGTAGCTGAACGTGTGCAAGCACGCCTCGAGAAAGGTTTGCGCGCCCCAGGACTTGCTGTAGTCCTTGTCGGTGAAGATCCAGCATCACATGTGTATGTCGGCAGCAAACGTCGCGCTTGTGAAGAAGTTGGATTTATCTCAAAATCCTACGATTTGCCCATGACAACGACAGAAAATGACATCATCGCATTAGTTGACCAACTCAACCAAGATCCAGAAATCGATGGTATTTTAGTGCAGTTACCTCTACCAGATGGCATTGACTCAACCAAAATTTTAGAGCGCATTACGCCCGAGAAAGACGTAGATGGCTTTCATCCTTACAATGTGGGCCGTTTATGCCAGCGTATACCGAAACTACGCTCATGCACACCCAAGGGCATCATCACGCTTCTTGAGCGTTATGACATTTCCTTGATGGGTAAACATGCCGTGATTGTTGGTGCCTCGAATATCGTTGGCCGCCCGATGACATTAGAATTACTACTGGCTGGGTGTACCACCACGACTTGTCACCGGTTCACTGAGGATCTCGCTTATCACGTTAAACAAGCCGACATTCTGGTTGTCGCAGTTGGTAAACCCAACTTTATTCCTGGTGAATGGGTAAAAGATGGAGCCGTAGTGGTCGATGTTGGCATCAACCGTCTTGAAACCGGTAAACTCATTGGCGATGTGGAATTTAGTGCCGCTCAAGAACGTGCCAGTTTTATTACTCCAGTGCCTGGTGGTGTTGGTCCAATGACAGTAGCAAGCCTGATTGAAAACACACTGATTGCTTGTGAAACCAATGAAAACCACTAA
- the minD gene encoding septum site-determining protein MinD, translating to MARIIVVTSGKGGVGKTTSSAAIASGLALKGKKTAVIDFDVGLRNLDLIMGCERRVVYDFVNVINGESTLNQALIKDKRNENLFILPASQTRDKEALTVDGVQRILDELTAMEFDFIVCDSPAGIEQGALMALYFADEAIVTTNPEVSSVRDSDRILGILDSRSRRAEQGLEPVKQHLLLTRYNPSRVTQGEMLSVQDVEDILHIPLLGVIPESQAVLNASNKGTPVIFDEQSDAGQAYDDTVSRLLGEEIEFRFLTEPKKGIFKRLFGG from the coding sequence ATGGCACGCATTATTGTCGTAACGTCAGGAAAAGGCGGTGTTGGTAAGACCACATCTAGCGCAGCAATTGCTTCCGGCTTAGCCCTAAAGGGCAAAAAAACCGCGGTCATCGATTTTGATGTTGGCTTACGTAATCTTGATCTCATCATGGGCTGTGAGCGCCGTGTTGTATACGATTTCGTGAATGTCATCAACGGTGAATCAACATTAAACCAAGCTCTTATTAAAGATAAGCGCAATGAAAACTTATTCATTCTTCCGGCGTCTCAAACACGCGATAAAGAAGCGTTAACTGTCGATGGTGTGCAACGTATTCTTGATGAATTGACGGCCATGGAGTTCGACTTTATCGTTTGTGATTCTCCTGCAGGCATTGAACAAGGCGCGTTGATGGCTCTTTATTTTGCGGATGAAGCGATTGTGACAACCAATCCTGAAGTCTCATCAGTACGCGATTCTGACCGTATTCTGGGTATCCTTGATTCAAGATCACGCCGAGCAGAACAAGGGTTAGAGCCTGTTAAACAACACCTATTGTTAACACGTTATAATCCTTCTCGTGTCACGCAAGGTGAGATGCTCAGCGTGCAAGATGTTGAAGACATTCTGCACATTCCACTGCTTGGGGTGATTCCAGAAAGCCAAGCCGTACTGAATGCATCAAATAAAGGCACACCTGTCATTTTTGACGAACAATCAGATGCAGGCCAAGCTTACGATGATACCGTAAGCCGCTTACTTGGAGAAGAAATCGAATTTCGCTTTCTCACCGAGCCTAAGAAAGGAATTTTTAAACGACTGTTTGGGGGCTAA
- a CDS encoding peptidoglycan DD-metalloendopeptidase family protein, whose translation MKSNFEAIIKRHQYHPVIPSELQFGRPLIVDLSPQSDIWDKVRAGHNYELEIKRQAAQLGATVEVGRYAEERLIYQDTANFVGEEARTLHIGIDLGILAGHPVYAPVDGVVLGFGNDPTEGSYGPTVVLRHELEGVVFHTLYGHLAATSLDTLAAGQVIVQGEQFATIGEPNENGGWPPHLHFQIVRDMQGKTNDYTGVVDPNDAQFYLANCPDPNWILGIDLENTVIN comes from the coding sequence ATGAAGTCAAATTTTGAAGCGATAATTAAACGACACCAGTATCACCCTGTGATCCCAAGCGAGCTGCAATTTGGTCGTCCACTTATTGTCGATCTTTCTCCGCAGAGTGATATTTGGGATAAAGTCAGAGCAGGGCATAATTATGAATTAGAAATTAAACGCCAAGCAGCGCAATTGGGGGCGACCGTAGAAGTAGGGCGGTATGCAGAAGAGCGTTTGATTTATCAAGATACGGCTAATTTTGTCGGTGAAGAGGCGCGTACCTTACATATTGGTATCGATTTGGGTATTCTGGCTGGCCATCCCGTTTATGCGCCAGTAGATGGGGTAGTGCTTGGGTTTGGTAATGATCCAACGGAGGGGTCTTATGGGCCGACTGTCGTGTTACGCCATGAACTGGAAGGTGTGGTTTTCCATACTTTATACGGGCACTTAGCCGCTACTTCATTAGATACGCTTGCAGCTGGGCAGGTCATTGTTCAAGGAGAGCAGTTTGCAACTATTGGTGAGCCGAATGAGAATGGCGGCTGGCCACCCCATCTCCACTTTCAGATTGTGCGTGATATGCAAGGTAAAACGAATGATTACACAGGTGTTGTGGACCCTAACGATGCGCAATTTTATTTAGCTAACTGCCCCGATCCTAATTGGATCTTAGGTATTGATCTTGAAAATACTGTCATTAATTAA
- a CDS encoding lytic murein transglycosylase, whose translation MRKLLSVILGVTLASPVLAADVSFDKYVEGLKQEARQEGISEQILKEAFNDVKYRPRAVVADRNQPEKKLTLDEYIPRAVPKWKVEKAKALYKKYYPQLQTIGAKYGVQPRFIIALWGVESNFGTFTGGYNVIDALSTMAYDGRREAFFRKQTMAALTILQQGHIDASHMKGSWAGAMGQCQFMPSSFLSFAADGDGDGKKDIWESKADVFASTANYLSQSGWKEHRTWGRQVKLPKGFDVSLGGRSASQGKYLSEWSKLGITRYDGRALPKLNNDIKAWLIVPDDAQGRVYLVYNNYNVLMKWNRSYYFALAVSHLADAIVF comes from the coding sequence TTGAGAAAGTTACTTTCGGTCATTTTAGGGGTGACGCTTGCGTCGCCAGTCCTCGCTGCGGATGTCAGCTTTGACAAATATGTTGAAGGCTTAAAGCAGGAAGCACGTCAGGAAGGCATTTCAGAGCAGATTCTGAAAGAAGCATTCAATGATGTGAAGTATCGTCCACGAGCCGTGGTTGCGGATCGTAATCAACCAGAGAAAAAACTGACGCTGGATGAGTATATTCCTCGCGCAGTGCCAAAATGGAAAGTAGAAAAAGCCAAAGCTTTGTATAAAAAATACTATCCTCAGTTGCAAACTATTGGGGCGAAGTATGGCGTACAACCACGCTTTATTATTGCACTATGGGGAGTGGAGAGTAATTTTGGTACCTTTACGGGCGGTTATAATGTCATCGATGCATTATCGACCATGGCTTATGATGGGCGCCGAGAAGCGTTTTTCCGTAAGCAAACCATGGCAGCGTTAACCATTCTTCAGCAAGGTCATATTGATGCCAGTCATATGAAAGGTTCATGGGCAGGAGCCATGGGGCAATGTCAATTTATGCCTAGCTCTTTTTTGTCGTTCGCTGCTGATGGTGACGGTGATGGAAAAAAAGATATTTGGGAGTCGAAAGCCGATGTCTTTGCTTCCACGGCGAACTACTTAAGTCAGTCTGGTTGGAAAGAGCATCGTACTTGGGGACGCCAAGTCAAATTGCCGAAAGGATTTGATGTCAGCCTTGGTGGGCGTAGTGCGTCGCAAGGAAAATATCTATCCGAATGGAGTAAACTGGGTATTACTCGTTACGATGGCCGTGCACTCCCTAAGTTGAACAATGATATTAAAGCATGGCTGATTGTGCCAGATGATGCACAAGGCCGAGTCTACTTGGTATATAACAACTATAACGTATTGATGAAATGGAATCGTTCATATTATTTTGCGTTAGCAGTATCACACTTGGCTGATGCGATTGTGTTCTAA
- a CDS encoding MFS transporter, which produces MNTQTLPSVSKTTLCVLYLIIFLGSAGFFITIPAYVSLFLTNEHSMAIAKAMSLKDRRELFGTVMSAAPFLSMFFTPFIARFADRFNRKMVMLGCLGVAALGFALPVYAIVAGSVILLFAGNMINSIGSASQPIAQAILADNSHGKNKATLMSLVAVVMTAAMSFGPALGSKLLASYGPTGPFYACLLIAVVCGALLLLVTCPKQITVPEENPFSLAAPLARSHAGLLKCLLIVFLCQFSWSLYFQNISFIFPQIFHLSVESSQYQYYMMAVGIVMMVSLVSLPRLVLSWLPLTRALKLVLTAAGAGMVLLAWTPSLVTNAIVMVLTATMVALAFPLYITALSDRASDQDQGWAMALSSAMVGLAWTLTGYLTAIMVNIDIKLPTLVAAFGYAAALMLIPRSPSNVLKEAKV; this is translated from the coding sequence ATGAATACTCAGACTTTACCGAGCGTATCTAAGACGACGTTGTGCGTGTTATACCTTATTATTTTTTTAGGCTCAGCCGGATTTTTTATTACCATTCCTGCTTACGTGAGTTTATTTTTGACCAATGAACATTCTATGGCGATTGCCAAAGCCATGTCGCTAAAAGACCGCCGTGAGCTATTTGGTACGGTGATGTCTGCCGCTCCTTTTCTTTCTATGTTCTTTACGCCATTTATCGCTCGCTTTGCCGATCGCTTTAACCGAAAAATGGTTATGCTCGGGTGCTTAGGTGTCGCGGCTTTAGGATTTGCGTTACCGGTATACGCGATCGTCGCTGGCTCAGTGATATTGCTGTTTGCCGGCAATATGATCAATAGCATTGGTTCAGCGAGTCAGCCGATTGCACAAGCGATTTTAGCCGATAATAGTCATGGTAAAAATAAAGCTACGCTCATGAGTTTAGTGGCAGTGGTCATGACTGCAGCTATGTCGTTTGGTCCAGCGTTAGGGAGTAAATTGTTGGCCTCATATGGTCCAACTGGTCCTTTTTATGCGTGTTTATTGATTGCTGTGGTGTGTGGCGCATTATTACTCTTGGTGACGTGTCCAAAACAAATAACGGTACCGGAAGAAAATCCATTTTCTCTTGCTGCGCCTCTTGCTCGTAGCCATGCAGGCTTATTGAAATGTTTGTTGATTGTGTTTTTATGTCAATTTAGCTGGAGTCTGTACTTTCAGAATATTTCATTTATTTTCCCACAAATATTTCATTTGTCGGTGGAAAGTAGTCAATATCAATATTATATGATGGCGGTTGGGATTGTGATGATGGTGTCATTGGTGTCGCTACCACGCTTGGTATTGTCATGGCTGCCGCTAACACGAGCTTTAAAACTGGTCTTAACGGCTGCTGGTGCGGGGATGGTATTATTAGCTTGGACACCAAGCTTAGTGACGAATGCCATTGTTATGGTCTTGACTGCGACTATGGTAGCGCTGGCATTTCCTTTATATATCACCGCATTGTCTGATCGGGCGAGTGACCAAGACCAAGGCTGGGCAATGGCGTTATCCAGCGCTATGGTTGGCCTAGCATGGACATTAACTGGGTATTTAACCGCGATCATGGTCAATATTGATATTAAACTGCCGACTCTAGTTGCGGCATTTGGTTATGCAGCGGCATTAATGTTAATCCCTCGCTCACCAAGCAACGTATTGAAAGAGGCCAAGGTATGA
- a CDS encoding GNAT family N-acetyltransferase, which translates to MLETTHTRIDILRPQYADALLNYYQRNQTHLAPWEPLRNPDYYTREFWQQVTEKNVLAFELGEEYRFVAFHKNNSRQVIGVCNFTGVIRGAFQACLMGYSLDHQHLNQGYMTEIVHATSQYMFEQVGLHRIMSNYMPNNCASERVLQKLGFEREGYAKRYLKIAGQWEDHVLTAKINDVD; encoded by the coding sequence ATGTTAGAGACCACACATACTCGGATTGATATATTGCGCCCCCAATATGCCGATGCGCTATTGAACTATTATCAACGTAATCAAACACACCTAGCCCCGTGGGAACCACTAAGAAATCCGGACTATTATACGAGAGAATTTTGGCAACAGGTGACAGAGAAAAACGTATTAGCGTTTGAGCTCGGGGAAGAATATCGCTTTGTGGCTTTTCATAAAAACAACTCGCGGCAAGTGATTGGCGTCTGTAACTTTACGGGGGTTATCCGTGGTGCTTTTCAAGCCTGCTTAATGGGGTATTCGCTGGACCACCAACATCTCAATCAAGGGTATATGACCGAAATCGTGCATGCGACGAGTCAGTATATGTTTGAGCAAGTTGGCCTACATCGCATTATGTCTAATTATATGCCCAATAATTGTGCGAGTGAGCGAGTCCTACAAAAATTAGGTTTTGAGCGAGAAGGCTATGCGAAGCGCTATTTAAAAATAGCCGGGCAGTGGGAAGACCATGTTTTAACGGCCAAAATTAATGATGTCGATTAA